The Alteromonas mediterranea DE genome contains the following window.
ACGTTCGCGAACACGACATCTTCCAACGCGACGGTAACAACCTGTATTGCGAAGTACCGCTAAGCTTTACTACAGCAGCCCTTGGTGGCGAACTTGAAGTTCCTACTTTGGACGGTAAAGTTAAGCTGAAAATTAGCGCTGAAACGCAAACTGGCCGCATGTTCCGTCTACGCGGTAAAGGCGTTAAGTCGGTTCGAAGCGGCGCTATGGGCGACTTGATGTGTAAAGTTGTGGTGGAAACACCAGTTAACCTATCATCACGTCAAAAAGAGCTACTGCAAGAGCTAGAAGAGTCTATGGGCAAGGCTTCAAGCAAGCACAGCCCGAAAGCGCAAGGTTTCTTCGATGGCGTGAAAAAGTTCTTTGACGATTTAACTAACTAATTAGTTAAAATAGAGACCAATGCGAAAGCCCTCTTATTGAGGGCTTTTTCGTATCTAGGGGTTTATCAATGGTAAATGCCAGTGTTAAATCACATCGCGATGTCGAGATAAAGCAAGTGACTGTCCGAACCTGTACCTTAGGTAATATAAGTGACTGTCCAAAGCTATACTTTGTGTAAGGTAAGGGACTGTCCGAAGCTGCACTTTGAGAAGGTAAGTGACTGTCCGAAGCTGTACTTTGAGTAAGATGAGTGACTGTCCAAAATGTTCCTTTGCAGTAAAATAGCGGAGGGTTTTCGTGTGCGATAATTGGGCACTAATCCCTTGAAAGGGCGGTTTCACCGTTATTTTTATTGCGCTGACACTAACTATTCGTCACGATAGACTTATAAGCAAAATATTAGACATCTGCTTTACCGCAATTGCAGATGTCCTCAACGCAAATAAAGGGAACAGGCATGAAAATTTTAAATAAAGCAATGATCGTCGCGGCAACCGCAGGTGCCGTAATGTCAACTTCAGTTGCAGCTGATGTAACAGAAGCATCTTCAGAAAAACACGCAAAAGCAGCAACACAGTATCGCCAAGCGGTATTTCAGCTAGTGCGCAGTAATATGGGCCCGCTCGGTGGCATGGCAAAAGGCGCATTACCTTATGATGAAAGCGTTATGCAAACGAATGCCGTGCGCCTTGAGCAACTCGCCGAGATGATGGGCGACTATTTATCTGTAGATACGCGTAAGTTTGATGTTGAAACAGGGGCAAAGGATGAACTTTGGGAAAATTTCTCAGAGGTAGAGAAAAAGGTAATGGCGCTTAAAACCGCTGCTCAAGGCCTACAAGCCGCGGTTAAAGCGGGTGATGAAAGTGCGTATCGTGGCGCTATTGGCAAAATAGGCGCTAGCTGTAAATCTTGTCACGATGATTTTAAGAAAGACTAATACTCTTTGTATAAGTCCCTAAATGAGCTCGTTTTCTCTTTAACTGCTTTGCCATTGTGTTTCAATTTATCCGGTGATAGTGGCTTATGAGAAAACGCGCTCTGTTTCAATACCCGCTAACTCAATAGCTACCTTTATTTCAAATTCCAGATTGAAGGACAAAGTGAATAAAAAGCTGCTGGAAATTTGTACGGTAGTTGTCTATATTGTTTGAATTGAAGCGGCAATCTCTCCCCCGGTTTGAACGGTCAATTTAACTATTAAGCCTGTGATGATCGTAGCTCACACGTCGACAGTTAAATGAAACGCGTCTTAAAATAACATGCCGTAAAATAAAGTAGCAAGGTTCAAAGTACTCTAAGGAATATGGCACATTCTTTGTTTGATTAAATGTGTTGTGACTTTTGCTTTTGCTGTAATTGATGGATTATCAAAAGGTTCGCTTAGATGGATTTACGCAGTGAACGCATGCTTTCAACCGTGCGTGCAACTCAGAGAAGTATTGCTGATTTACTTAATGAAAATAGGGCAAAAACCGAAGCTCTGAGTATAGCGCTTGCCTCAATAAACCCAAATAGCGGCCGAGCTACGGTGGTTGCAACTGATAAAAACCATACTCTTGTAGATGCCGAAAGTATTGTTTTTCCCTCTCACGTTTTACTCATGCTTCCTCTCACACCTTTAAGCGCACCTATTCCCGCTAGTGAATTTGTACTGCCTCAATCATTTACGCAGTTTGCTGATAATCATATTGTTGTTGCAATGATCAGAGACATGCAAAATGAAGTGATGGGCGTTGTACTTATATTTGTTTCAAATAGCGTATTAACCGCTCAGCAGCATGACTATATCGATATCATGAGGCAGAAAATTGAAGTCTGCTATCAGTATGACCTCATTCGGCATCCGTATTCAGACAAACTTTCAGAACAGTTATCACTGTTAGAAGAAGTCAGCGCTATTTCTAAAGTAGGCGCGTGGGAATTAGACCGAGCCACGGGAGTTTTTGCCGCAACGGAAGTAACGCGAAACCTACTGGGAATAAGGCGCGTGAAAAGTGTGAATCTTAACGAGATTCTCGACACTATGGTGCCGAGCGAAAGAGCCGCGTTAAAGTATAAAGTATTTAAAGCGATGAAAGGCGAGCGGCAGTTCGTAAGGCATATCGATATTAAG
Protein-coding sequences here:
- a CDS encoding c-type cytochrome codes for the protein MKILNKAMIVAATAGAVMSTSVAADVTEASSEKHAKAATQYRQAVFQLVRSNMGPLGGMAKGALPYDESVMQTNAVRLEQLAEMMGDYLSVDTRKFDVETGAKDELWENFSEVEKKVMALKTAAQGLQAAVKAGDESAYRGAIGKIGASCKSCHDDFKKD